A single genomic interval of Hydractinia symbiolongicarpus strain clone_291-10 chromosome 8, HSymV2.1, whole genome shotgun sequence harbors:
- the LOC130655387 gene encoding uncharacterized protein LOC130655387: MSILIFQNINAAQDKQKRQYDQRIKKKAVQKSYRVGEKVLIVNQRKKGLKARFKGPYLISGVTENGNVLVNAMNGKACKGSINIKNVKKFIEGDNDNSASLNATEFKGNKFLRFSRNLTL; this comes from the exons ATGAGCATTTTAATATTTCAGAACATCAATGCAGCGCAAGATAAACAAAAGCGACAGTACGaccaaagaattaaaaaaaaggcaGTCCAAAAAAGTTATCGGGTCGGAGAAAAAGTACTGATTGTTAACCAAAGAAAAAAAGGCTTAAAAGCCCGATTTAAGGGCCCCTACCTTATCTCTGGTGTTACCGAAAATGGCAACGTTCTTGTTAATGCTATGAATGGAAAAGCTTGCAAGGGTTCAATAAACATAAAGAATGTTAAGAAGTTTATTGAAG gAGACAACGATAATTCAGCAAGTCTGAATGCCACTGAATTTAAAGGTAACAAATTCCTCCGGTTTTCTCGCAATTTAACTCTATAA